The Megalobrama amblycephala isolate DHTTF-2021 linkage group LG20, ASM1881202v1, whole genome shotgun sequence genome includes a window with the following:
- the si:dkey-21e13.3 gene encoding uncharacterized protein si:dkey-21e13.3, which produces MDKMGASRPLPSAPKDSLSAAIEAISVSTELVEEELKPYLDTVLNVAIERKKGISEQVVESGILPVMAQILRRKSTLTTHTARLVAELARDAPVREQCFETGIVSALMTLLLSQDQDLLLHVSQAIARISYDSNLQQERFLRLGAVPRLVSVLLQHSKNEALLSSCLLALCNLADMGEEDGSLLSWEEGAYFGEGERVFRGTSRYCFGFSTAVTLVRLKQWTNGQYSVAVEVLQRCSTMLWGAKNGHQTGHHLPNFAHLGSCPKLYKVIKCSVKNIPRNRNLRAAVLHTLL; this is translated from the exons ATGGACAAGATGGGAGCAAGCCGTCCACTGCCCAGTGCGCCCAAGG aTTCATTAAGTGCTGCAATAGAGGCCATCAGTGTGAGCACAGAACTTGTCGAGGAGGAACTAAAACCTTATTTGGACACAGTGCTGAATGTTGCCATTGAAAGAA AGAAAGGCATATCCGAGCAGGTGGTGGAAAGTGGGATTCTCCCTGTTATGGCTCAGATTTTAAGGAGGAAAAGCACGCTCACTACTCACACAGCCAGACTAGTGGCTGAACTGGCCAGAGATG CTCCTGTGAGAGAGCAATGCTTTGAGACAGGCATTGTGTCTGCCCTTATGACCTTACTGCTAAGCCAAGACCAGGACCTTCTCCTTCACGTTAGCCAAGCCATCGCCAGGATCTCCTATGACAGCA ACTTGCAGCAAGAGCGATTCCTGAGGCTCGGAGCTGTCCCACGGCTGGTGTCGGTTCTTCTCCAGCACAGTAAAAATGAGGCACTGCTGAGCTCTTGCCTTCTGGCCCTTTGTAACCTGGCTGACATGGGCGAGGAGGACGGCTCCCTGCTTTCCTGGGAGGAAGGGGCATATTTCGGCGAAGGTGAACGTGTGTTCCGTGGAACCTCACGTTACTGTTTCGGCTTCTCTACGGCTGTGACGTTGGTCAGGCTGAAACAGTGGACTAATGGCCAGTACTCTGTGGCAGTAGAAGTGCTTCAAAGGTGCTCCACGATGCTGTGGGGCGCAAAAAACGGCCACCAGACTGGACACCACTTACCGAACTTTGCCCACCTAGGCAGCTGCCCCAAATTGTATAAAGTTATCAAATGTTCAGTGAAGAACATACCGAGAAACAGGAATCTGAGGGCAGCAGTGCTTCATACCCTCTTGTGA